Within the Pseudomonas oryzae genome, the region GCAAGTCCACCCTGCTGATGACCCTGTGCGGCAGCCCGCGCGCCGCCAGCGGCAGCATCCGCTACCTCGGCGAGGAGCTGGTCGGCCAGGATTCCTGCCACATCATGCGCAAGAGCATCGCCATCGTCCCCGAAGGGCGGCGGGTGTTCGCCCGCCTGACGGTGGAGGAGAACCTGGCCATGGGCGGCTTCTTCAGCAGCAAGGATGACTACCAGGAGCAGATGGACAAGGTGCTCGGCCTGTTCCCGCGCCTCAAGGAGCGCTTTGCCCAGCGCGCCGGCACCATGTCCGGCGGCGAGCAGCAGATGCTCGCCATCGGTCGCGCGCTGATGAGCAAGCCGCGCCTGCTGCTGCTCGACGAGCCGTCGCTGGGCCTGGCGCCGATCATCATCCAGCAGATCTTCGACATCATCGAACAGCTGCGCAAGGACGGCGTCACCGTGTTCCTGGTCGAGCAGAACGCCAACCAGGCGCTGCGGCTGGCCGACCGCGGCTACGTGCTGGAGAACGGCCGCATCGTCCTGCAGGACAGCGGCGAGGCACTGCTGGCCAATCCGGAGGTGCGCAAGGCCTACCTGGGCGGCTGACGATCCAGAAGG harbors:
- a CDS encoding ABC transporter ATP-binding protein; this encodes MLRFENVSTFYGKIQALHGVSLEVQKGEIVTLIGANGAGKSTLLMTLCGSPRAASGSIRYLGEELVGQDSCHIMRKSIAIVPEGRRVFARLTVEENLAMGGFFSSKDDYQEQMDKVLGLFPRLKERFAQRAGTMSGGEQQMLAIGRALMSKPRLLLLDEPSLGLAPIIIQQIFDIIEQLRKDGVTVFLVEQNANQALRLADRGYVLENGRIVLQDSGEALLANPEVRKAYLGG